The following coding sequences lie in one Kribbella sp. NBC_00709 genomic window:
- a CDS encoding heparinase II/III domain-containing protein, protein MAPLTGHPPTERGGWWHEYVCPAHGVELEHVGFEIGEFPSGGVPCAHGCRVDTPAVRGAWTVLAHHWWARRIRLLSYDGGGAELLTLYARLYQKLTRSGEHEQAQGWMQRGRLFHQALTDAVWGVPIAHSIVNLAGRAELHETLPMLDDMVAGARLARDAMVAQDKFSSNYTAWFNALGTAASQAAAAVRSEAWSGSGEWLTGEHGQFAHLEVATGEDGWEWEGSTYYHGFVLRAYLLSLRDFDPAAVPERLGRMIAALAEIATDGGILPALHDGPYLRIPLALEWLEIVALARQFTTVGRLDAVAARAIEEVGRGYDGLEDRLAEWFAGPPRTASPDRHLSSSYAVIRANGIHAILDHGPHGGSHGHHDKLALYLYGATTPWQPDPGQVPYGHAEWRRHYKSAAAHPTIRIDGLEPAEATGVVTQDETSVTAEIDGWYDGVRATRQVIAEDNYLVDIVRVTADREREIVLQFRPDVDLTVEVGPDAVRTMWVGDETLYGYHRGDGVPVTRPGPGPADDPQRTRTWLDWTVVGTSATFRSVYSTMPIDAEAMTDV, encoded by the coding sequence GTGGCCCCGCTGACCGGACATCCGCCGACCGAACGCGGTGGCTGGTGGCACGAGTACGTCTGCCCGGCACACGGCGTCGAGCTCGAGCACGTCGGGTTCGAAATCGGTGAGTTTCCGAGTGGCGGCGTACCGTGCGCGCATGGCTGCCGGGTCGACACCCCTGCAGTGCGTGGGGCGTGGACCGTCCTCGCGCATCACTGGTGGGCTCGCCGGATCCGGCTGCTCTCGTACGACGGCGGTGGCGCCGAGCTCCTCACGTTGTACGCGCGGCTGTATCAGAAGCTGACGCGCTCCGGAGAGCACGAGCAGGCGCAGGGGTGGATGCAGCGCGGGCGGCTCTTCCACCAGGCGTTGACCGACGCCGTCTGGGGTGTGCCGATCGCGCACTCGATCGTGAACCTGGCCGGCCGGGCGGAGCTGCACGAGACGCTGCCGATGCTCGACGACATGGTTGCCGGGGCGCGGCTGGCGCGGGACGCGATGGTTGCCCAGGACAAGTTCTCGTCGAACTACACCGCGTGGTTCAACGCATTGGGTACGGCGGCGAGCCAGGCCGCGGCCGCGGTCCGGAGTGAGGCCTGGTCCGGGTCTGGCGAGTGGCTGACCGGCGAACACGGGCAGTTCGCACATCTGGAAGTCGCGACCGGCGAGGACGGTTGGGAGTGGGAAGGCAGCACCTACTACCACGGGTTCGTCCTGCGAGCGTATCTGTTGAGCCTGCGAGACTTCGACCCGGCCGCGGTGCCTGAGCGGCTGGGGCGGATGATCGCGGCGCTGGCGGAGATCGCTACCGACGGCGGGATCCTGCCGGCGCTGCACGACGGCCCGTACCTCCGGATACCGCTCGCCCTGGAGTGGCTGGAGATCGTTGCCCTCGCACGGCAGTTCACGACGGTTGGTCGCTTGGACGCCGTTGCCGCACGAGCTATCGAGGAGGTCGGTCGGGGGTATGACGGCCTCGAGGACAGGCTCGCAGAGTGGTTCGCTGGTCCACCAAGGACCGCTTCGCCGGACCGGCACCTCAGTTCTTCCTATGCGGTGATTCGAGCCAACGGCATTCACGCGATCCTGGACCACGGACCGCACGGTGGTTCGCACGGTCATCACGACAAGCTCGCGCTCTACCTCTACGGCGCGACCACGCCGTGGCAACCCGACCCGGGCCAGGTGCCGTACGGACATGCGGAGTGGCGCCGTCACTACAAGTCTGCCGCCGCGCACCCGACCATCCGGATCGATGGTCTCGAACCGGCCGAGGCGACGGGCGTGGTCACCCAGGACGAGACGTCCGTGACCGCGGAGATCGACGGCTGGTACGACGGCGTACGCGCAACCCGGCAGGTGATTGCCGAAGACAACTACCTCGTCGACATCGTTCGCGTGACCGCGGATCGCGAGCGCGAGATCGTCCTGCAGTTCCGCCCGGATGTCGATCTCACCGTGGAGGTCGGTCCGGACGCGGTGCGCACGATGTGGGTCGGTGACGAGACGTTGTACGGCTATCACCGTGGTGACGGCGTACCGGTGACGCGGCCCGGGCCTGGTCCGGCCGATGATCCGCAGCGGACCAGGACCTGGCTGGACTGGACGGTTGTGGGTACGTCGGCAACCTTTCGTTCCGTCTACTCGACCATGCCGATCGACGCGGAGGCGATGACCGATGTATGA
- a CDS encoding SDR family NAD(P)-dependent oxidoreductase: MELQGTRALVTGAGHGIGRGIALGLAAAGADVVVHYGTSADAAAQTVADIEQLGRKAIAVGADVTSTAEVDRLLDETIGFLGGLDVLVCNAGHLIGRVKVEDMSDEHFQQVVDVNLGATFRTTRAAIPHLAQSANPRIVTMASLAAHNGGGPGSVVYAAAKAGVRGFTKGLAKEVGPQGITVNSVAPGYIAETAFHQTFSTAEAQANMVTGTPIGRAGQVEDVANAVRFLALPSSGYLTGITIDIDGGTWPR, encoded by the coding sequence ATGGAACTGCAGGGGACGCGCGCGTTGGTGACCGGTGCCGGGCACGGCATCGGCCGCGGGATCGCGCTCGGTCTGGCCGCCGCCGGAGCGGACGTGGTGGTCCACTACGGCACGTCGGCCGACGCGGCCGCGCAGACCGTCGCCGACATCGAGCAGCTCGGCCGGAAGGCGATCGCGGTCGGTGCCGACGTCACGAGTACGGCGGAGGTCGACCGGCTGCTCGACGAGACGATCGGTTTCCTCGGTGGGCTCGACGTACTCGTGTGCAACGCCGGCCACCTGATCGGCCGGGTCAAGGTTGAGGACATGTCCGACGAGCACTTCCAGCAGGTCGTCGACGTGAACCTCGGCGCGACGTTCCGTACGACGCGGGCGGCGATCCCGCACCTGGCGCAGTCGGCGAACCCGCGGATCGTCACCATGGCCTCGCTCGCCGCACACAACGGCGGTGGGCCGGGATCGGTCGTCTACGCGGCGGCGAAGGCCGGCGTTCGCGGGTTCACGAAGGGCCTGGCCAAGGAGGTTGGACCGCAGGGCATCACGGTCAACTCGGTCGCACCCGGCTACATCGCGGAGACCGCGTTCCACCAGACCTTCTCCACGGCCGAGGCGCAGGCGAACATGGTCACCGGTACGCCGATCGGTCGCGCCGGCCAGGTCGAGGACGTTGCGAACGCGGTCCGCTTCCTCGCGCTGCCGTCGTCGGGTTACCTGACCGGGATCACGATCGACATCGACGGTGGCACGTGGCCCCGCTGA
- a CDS encoding carbohydrate ABC transporter permease, with amino-acid sequence MAPVDTVRRVRTGRIALYLTLTAISLVMIVPFVWMLLTSVKTPGDIAAVPPRLFPSKWAFGNYVDALHAAPFATYARNSLVIAASHTLLNVVIASMAGYALARLRFRGSSLIFLGFVGALMIPTYTKILPEFLIVRFMPLFGGNDITGQGGTGWLDTWWALIIPGAVSPFSVFLFRQFYLDLPVELEEAARLDGLGELGIYARIMTPLVKSAFITVALLTFEGSWNNFLWPLLVTKSDSLRVIQVGLSVFRTENDTQWAFLMAGTTLATVPMVVLFLIGQRYFVQGFATAGIK; translated from the coding sequence GTGGCACCCGTTGACACCGTACGGCGGGTCCGGACCGGCCGGATCGCGCTGTACCTGACCCTGACCGCGATCTCCCTGGTGATGATCGTGCCGTTCGTGTGGATGCTGCTCACCTCGGTGAAGACCCCGGGGGACATCGCCGCCGTACCACCGCGGCTGTTCCCGTCGAAGTGGGCCTTCGGCAACTATGTGGATGCGTTGCACGCCGCACCGTTCGCGACGTACGCGCGGAACAGCCTCGTGATCGCGGCCAGTCATACGCTGCTGAACGTGGTGATCGCGTCGATGGCCGGGTACGCGCTGGCGCGGCTGCGGTTCCGGGGCAGCTCGCTGATCTTCCTCGGGTTCGTCGGCGCGCTGATGATCCCGACGTACACGAAGATCCTGCCGGAGTTCTTGATCGTTCGATTCATGCCGCTGTTCGGCGGCAACGACATCACCGGCCAGGGCGGCACCGGCTGGCTGGACACCTGGTGGGCACTGATCATCCCGGGCGCGGTCAGCCCGTTCTCGGTGTTCCTGTTCCGGCAGTTCTACCTGGACCTGCCGGTCGAGCTCGAGGAAGCGGCCCGGCTGGACGGCCTCGGTGAGCTGGGCATCTACGCACGGATCATGACGCCGCTGGTCAAGTCCGCGTTCATCACCGTCGCGCTGCTCACGTTCGAGGGGTCGTGGAACAACTTCCTCTGGCCGCTGCTGGTGACCAAGAGCGACAGCCTGCGGGTGATCCAGGTCGGGCTGTCGGTGTTCCGGACCGAGAACGACACCCAATGGGCGTTCCTGATGGCCGGGACCACGCTGGCCACCGTGCCGATGGTGGTGCTGTTCCTGATCGGCCAGCGCTACTTCGTCCAAGGTTTCGCGACCGCGGGCATCAAATGA
- a CDS encoding carbohydrate ABC transporter permease has product MSGTIVSERVRPAPPAPVAKPTRRLQRSRRRAGLLMVAPAVLHALIWIGIPLIAAVVLSFTSYDVLTPPRFVGLENFRDLLSDDVFRRAVLNTSIYTFFTVPVAMSIALLIALMLNTRLAGRAIFRTAIFIPQVTATIAVALVWLWIYDPRSGLANAVLSFLGLDGPNWLSSTDWAMPAVIVVGIWQGIGLKMLIYLAALQSLPTDLYEAASVDGASKVRQFFSLTVPLLRPATFFVFVTSVIGAFQSFDQVYILTDGGPANSTTMMTYEIYKSAFREFRMGYACAQSLVLFALLLFLTLMNRRITGGDRGTR; this is encoded by the coding sequence GTGAGCGGCACGATCGTGTCGGAGCGGGTGCGGCCGGCGCCGCCCGCTCCGGTCGCCAAGCCGACCCGCCGGCTGCAACGGAGCCGACGGCGGGCAGGCCTGCTGATGGTCGCACCGGCCGTGTTGCACGCGCTGATCTGGATCGGCATCCCGCTGATCGCCGCGGTCGTGCTGAGCTTCACGTCGTACGACGTGTTGACGCCGCCGCGCTTCGTCGGGCTGGAGAACTTCCGCGACCTGCTGTCGGACGATGTTTTCCGGCGGGCGGTGCTGAACACCAGCATCTACACGTTCTTCACCGTCCCGGTGGCGATGTCGATCGCGTTGCTGATCGCACTGATGCTGAACACCAGGCTGGCCGGCCGGGCGATCTTCCGGACCGCGATCTTCATCCCGCAGGTGACCGCGACGATCGCGGTGGCGCTGGTGTGGCTGTGGATCTACGATCCGCGCAGCGGGCTGGCCAACGCCGTCCTGTCGTTCCTCGGGCTGGACGGGCCGAACTGGTTGTCGTCGACCGATTGGGCGATGCCGGCCGTGATCGTGGTCGGTATCTGGCAGGGCATCGGACTGAAGATGCTGATCTACCTGGCCGCACTGCAGAGCCTGCCGACCGACCTGTACGAGGCGGCCTCGGTGGACGGCGCGTCGAAGGTCCGGCAGTTCTTCAGCCTGACCGTGCCACTGTTGCGACCGGCGACCTTCTTCGTCTTCGTGACCTCGGTGATCGGCGCGTTCCAGTCGTTCGACCAGGTCTACATCCTGACCGACGGCGGCCCGGCGAACAGCACCACGATGATGACGTACGAGATCTACAAGTCCGCGTTCCGGGAGTTCCGGATGGGGTACGCGTGCGCGCAGAGCCTGGTGCTGTTCGCGCTGCTGCTGTTCCTGACTCTGATGAACCGCCGGATCACCGGAGGTGACCGTGGCACCCGTTGA
- a CDS encoding ABC transporter substrate-binding protein encodes MEYTRRSVLTALGLGAVAAATGCSASSGANQAATDGPVEGEITLLTPLFEGSTGKQLLEGKLLPAFKQKNPNVTVKVDYTTYNALNEKLTTSLAGGLMPDVVMLGVGWIPPFAHKKVLAPLPDALAKRYEYEDRVLEPSRFDGKLYALPMVLDTRIVTYRKDLFAEAGIKAPPKDWAELREISKELARRDGSGKLTRAGFDPFSIDLRQCWETFLFANDGNLFDESGEQVKFDDDRGVEALQLFLDVIKDKSADYSFKSSAGQPSTLQQGRSAMMMANNSLWVQLKQQTPELLEEDKVGAFILANKVPAMLQGGTLVSRSASTKHAAAAEALVEFMGTPESILPTAQQRGSVPGVQNLRTSDYVKDNGFVKLALDNMSKARSEGGTAAWMEIREKIKTTLETAVVGKRSAKEAIDELAGLSKEAISRL; translated from the coding sequence ATGGAGTACACCCGCAGATCTGTCCTGACGGCCCTCGGGCTCGGCGCGGTCGCCGCCGCCACCGGGTGCTCCGCGTCGTCCGGCGCCAACCAGGCAGCCACCGACGGACCCGTCGAGGGCGAGATCACGCTGCTGACCCCACTCTTCGAGGGCAGCACCGGCAAGCAGTTGCTGGAGGGCAAGCTGCTTCCCGCGTTCAAGCAGAAGAACCCGAACGTCACGGTCAAGGTCGACTACACGACGTACAACGCCCTGAACGAGAAGCTCACCACCAGCCTGGCCGGCGGTCTGATGCCGGACGTGGTCATGCTCGGGGTCGGCTGGATCCCGCCGTTCGCGCACAAGAAGGTGCTCGCGCCGCTGCCCGACGCGCTGGCCAAGCGGTACGAGTACGAGGACCGGGTGCTGGAGCCGTCCCGGTTCGACGGCAAGCTGTACGCGCTGCCGATGGTCCTGGACACCCGGATCGTCACCTATCGCAAGGATCTGTTCGCCGAGGCCGGCATCAAGGCGCCGCCGAAGGACTGGGCCGAACTGCGGGAGATCTCCAAGGAGCTCGCCCGGCGCGATGGCTCCGGCAAGCTGACCCGGGCCGGGTTCGACCCGTTCTCGATCGATCTGCGGCAGTGCTGGGAGACGTTCCTGTTCGCGAACGACGGCAACCTCTTCGACGAGTCGGGTGAGCAGGTGAAGTTCGACGACGACCGCGGCGTCGAGGCGTTGCAGCTGTTCCTGGACGTGATCAAGGACAAGTCGGCCGACTACTCGTTCAAGTCGTCGGCCGGTCAGCCGAGCACCTTGCAGCAGGGCCGCTCCGCGATGATGATGGCGAACAACTCGCTCTGGGTGCAGCTGAAGCAGCAGACTCCTGAGCTGCTCGAGGAGGACAAGGTCGGCGCGTTCATCCTGGCCAACAAGGTGCCGGCGATGTTGCAGGGCGGGACCCTCGTGTCCCGGTCTGCCTCGACCAAGCACGCCGCCGCGGCCGAGGCGCTCGTCGAGTTCATGGGTACGCCGGAATCCATCTTGCCGACCGCTCAGCAGCGAGGATCGGTGCCCGGCGTACAGAACCTGCGGACGTCGGACTACGTCAAGGACAACGGTTTCGTGAAGCTTGCCCTGGACAACATGAGCAAGGCCCGGTCGGAGGGCGGCACGGCTGCCTGGATGGAGATCCGGGAGAAGATCAAGACCACCCTGGAGACCGCTGTGGTCGGCAAGCGGTCCGCCAAGGAGGCCATCGACGAGCTCGCCGGCCTGAGCAAGGAAGCGATCTCCCGGCTGTGA
- a CDS encoding LacI family DNA-binding transcriptional regulator translates to MTIQQVATEAGVSPSTVSNLLNGRNHRMLPETRQRIERAIDKLGYRPNRAARQLRTGRTTTIGLVVPSVGNPFWGALARHLESAALAEGYHVLLCNSERDPRRERDYIDELWADGVHGVVLCSSLPSLEHVMPLVERGLQLVAFDRTSQAGDPASLVSISVDNAIGSQLATQHLTELGHSRLAFVSGALASVNRKERYRGFTAALEAAGIDPATSVRAPIKGDADDFGDVEASELGRAAAAELLALEDPPTAIVAINDMCALGVCRGLRDGGLEVGKDVSVVGFDDIVLADLYAPTLTTVRQPMREMAAAAFTQLRSRLDDSGPTQGQSLLFRPELIIRESSAPPPS, encoded by the coding sequence GTGACGATCCAGCAGGTCGCGACCGAGGCGGGCGTCTCGCCGAGCACGGTGTCGAACCTGCTCAACGGGCGGAACCACCGGATGCTGCCCGAGACCCGGCAGCGGATCGAGCGCGCGATCGACAAGCTCGGCTACCGGCCGAACCGGGCCGCCCGGCAACTACGCACCGGCCGGACCACCACGATCGGACTCGTCGTGCCCTCGGTGGGCAACCCGTTCTGGGGCGCGCTCGCACGCCACCTGGAGTCGGCCGCGCTGGCCGAGGGGTACCACGTGCTGCTCTGCAACTCCGAGCGCGACCCCCGGCGCGAGCGCGACTACATCGACGAGCTGTGGGCCGACGGCGTGCACGGCGTCGTACTGTGCTCGTCGCTGCCGTCGCTCGAGCACGTGATGCCGCTGGTCGAGCGAGGACTTCAGCTGGTCGCCTTCGACCGTACGTCGCAGGCCGGGGACCCAGCGTCGCTAGTGAGCATCAGCGTCGACAACGCGATCGGCAGCCAACTGGCCACGCAGCACCTGACAGAGCTCGGGCACAGCCGGCTGGCCTTCGTGTCCGGCGCGCTGGCCAGCGTGAACCGCAAGGAGCGCTACCGCGGATTCACCGCCGCTCTCGAAGCGGCGGGGATCGACCCGGCGACGTCGGTGCGAGCACCGATCAAGGGCGACGCGGACGACTTCGGGGATGTCGAGGCCTCCGAACTCGGCCGCGCGGCCGCCGCCGAACTGCTGGCGCTGGAAGATCCGCCGACGGCGATCGTGGCGATCAACGACATGTGCGCGCTGGGCGTGTGCCGCGGGCTGCGCGACGGTGGACTCGAGGTGGGCAAGGACGTTTCGGTGGTCGGGTTCGACGACATCGTGCTCGCCGACCTGTACGCACCCACGCTGACCACCGTCCGCCAACCGATGCGCGAGATGGCTGCGGCCGCGTTCACCCAACTCCGCTCCCGCCTGGACGACTCCGGCCCGACCCAAGGCCAGTCTCTCCTCTTCCGCCCCGAACTAATCATCCGCGAGTCCTCCGCGCCACCACCGTCCTGA
- a CDS encoding GNAT family N-acetyltransferase — MVDGPDASSEVTVAPVGAHDETTIQAAIELGNAARSTLGHLPFAAYYAAADSGTLLIATIEGMVVGYALYGLVRGQIRLTHLCVSPDRRGRGVARHLIQEISSRHHDYHGIRARCRRDYNLADMWLHLGFEQQGERPGRGKDGRLLTDWWLDHGHTDLYAVDIDAVLVRAAIDMNILRNWIEPGRPGHSESSSLLADHLEDRLQLFRTPGLDAEIETLEGRLRGDLLQKVQSLTRAPRDPDRAAQIQEQLLTDAVIRFPGYPRTRQDEFDLQHVSTAIAGGLNVFVTMDSDLAVALGPEAERQGMRILRPADVVVWIDELARAEAYRPIDLQGSRYTRRLLAAGEDHLVQSLANISLGEKPRNLIGEARRLAVEGGERIGVFGPYGDLVAYYGLRQRKSVLHIETLRLTNAYIRDTLTRQLLFDLRHTARERTANVLLLESSHLHTSVRTAAVEDGFGEHDQYLAALVIDAIGDATTIEHEAVKAARLAGLRSPRSIRPRMAARPAAELEQFWWPAKLVDAELPTYLVPIRQMFSSDLLGVPSGLWQRDDDLGLNREHVYYRSPGTQRLQDPARILWYMSKGGKSVAQAAAIVACSQLDAVHVGPPSELHSRFQHLGVWSLTDITKAAARGEAQALRFTNTEIFPRQVTYSQFSKLATARGQAATPPPGPRRISSELFAAIYTEGMAK; from the coding sequence ATGGTGGATGGTCCGGATGCGAGTTCGGAAGTCACAGTCGCGCCTGTTGGCGCGCACGACGAGACAACCATCCAAGCGGCGATCGAGCTTGGAAACGCGGCTCGCTCGACGTTGGGGCACCTTCCGTTCGCGGCTTACTACGCAGCGGCCGACAGCGGAACCCTGTTGATCGCCACCATCGAAGGCATGGTCGTGGGCTACGCGCTCTACGGCTTGGTGCGCGGGCAGATTCGATTGACTCACCTTTGTGTATCCCCTGACAGAAGGGGCCGAGGCGTTGCCCGGCACCTGATCCAGGAGATCAGCTCACGCCATCACGACTACCACGGGATCCGTGCTCGCTGCAGACGCGACTACAACCTTGCGGACATGTGGCTCCATCTCGGCTTCGAGCAGCAAGGGGAGCGTCCGGGGCGCGGCAAGGACGGAAGACTTCTCACCGACTGGTGGCTTGACCACGGCCACACAGATCTCTATGCAGTCGACATCGACGCGGTGCTTGTCAGAGCAGCCATCGACATGAACATCCTGCGCAACTGGATCGAGCCCGGACGACCGGGGCACTCCGAGTCGAGTTCCCTGCTCGCGGACCACCTCGAGGATCGCCTCCAACTCTTCCGTACCCCCGGCCTCGACGCCGAGATCGAGACGCTCGAAGGTCGGCTCCGCGGGGATCTACTGCAAAAGGTGCAGTCGTTGACCCGGGCGCCACGCGACCCGGACCGTGCGGCACAGATCCAAGAGCAACTGCTGACGGACGCCGTCATACGATTCCCCGGCTACCCGCGGACGCGACAGGACGAATTCGACCTGCAACATGTTTCAACGGCGATCGCCGGAGGCCTCAACGTCTTCGTCACCATGGACTCCGACCTCGCCGTTGCACTCGGACCAGAGGCCGAGCGTCAAGGCATGCGGATTCTTCGTCCCGCGGACGTCGTGGTCTGGATCGACGAGCTCGCGAGGGCTGAGGCGTACCGTCCGATCGACCTACAGGGGTCCCGGTACACCCGACGTCTGCTGGCTGCCGGCGAAGATCATCTGGTTCAGAGCCTGGCCAACATCTCTCTCGGCGAGAAGCCAAGAAACCTGATCGGCGAGGCTCGCCGTCTCGCAGTCGAGGGCGGCGAACGAATCGGAGTCTTCGGACCATACGGCGACCTGGTTGCGTACTATGGACTCCGGCAGCGCAAGTCCGTGCTGCACATCGAGACGCTGCGTCTGACGAATGCCTACATCCGAGACACACTCACACGCCAACTGCTGTTCGATCTCCGCCATACGGCCCGCGAGCGTACGGCGAACGTGCTGCTCCTCGAATCGTCACACCTGCACACAAGTGTGCGCACCGCTGCCGTCGAGGATGGCTTCGGCGAGCACGACCAGTACCTGGCTGCGCTTGTCATCGACGCGATCGGCGATGCGACGACGATCGAGCATGAGGCCGTGAAAGCAGCACGCCTCGCCGGCCTCCGTTCGCCGCGCTCGATTCGGCCACGTATGGCGGCGAGGCCGGCCGCCGAGCTCGAACAGTTCTGGTGGCCCGCGAAGCTCGTGGACGCTGAGCTTCCGACGTACCTGGTACCGATCCGGCAGATGTTCTCCTCCGACCTTCTCGGAGTCCCGTCCGGGCTCTGGCAACGAGACGACGACTTGGGCCTGAACCGCGAACATGTCTACTACCGGAGCCCTGGTACCCAAAGGCTCCAGGATCCGGCCCGGATCCTTTGGTACATGAGTAAGGGCGGCAAGTCTGTCGCCCAGGCTGCAGCGATCGTCGCCTGCTCGCAACTGGACGCCGTCCATGTCGGCCCACCAAGCGAGTTGCACAGTCGGTTCCAGCACCTGGGCGTCTGGTCGCTGACGGACATCACCAAGGCGGCCGCACGCGGCGAAGCCCAGGCCCTGCGATTCACCAACACGGAGATCTTCCCGCGCCAGGTCACGTACTCACAGTTCAGCAAGCTGGCGACGGCACGCGGGCAGGCAGCTACGCCGCCGCCCGGGCCGCGACGTATATCGTCCGAGTTGTTCGCCGCGATATACACCGAAGGGATGGCCAAGTGA
- a CDS encoding ASCH domain-containing protein: protein MSDRSLLLSLRPRFAEAILSGTKTVELRRRPVKASPGTVIVLYASAPTMAVVGTAVLVDVVALSPHTAWRRYRHTLSLSWAEFSEYLTGAEQAHLLRLDDVKELDQPLTLQTLRASAPFQPPQSFRYLHATDPHQLRALARR, encoded by the coding sequence GTGAGTGACAGGTCATTGCTGCTCTCTCTCCGCCCCCGATTCGCAGAAGCGATCCTCAGCGGCACCAAGACAGTCGAACTCAGACGCCGCCCGGTCAAGGCTTCTCCCGGCACTGTCATAGTCCTCTACGCCAGCGCCCCAACGATGGCCGTCGTCGGAACCGCGGTCCTCGTCGACGTCGTTGCCCTGAGCCCCCACACCGCGTGGCGGCGATACCGGCACACCCTCTCGCTGTCATGGGCCGAGTTCTCCGAGTACCTCACCGGAGCAGAGCAGGCACACCTACTCCGACTCGACGACGTCAAAGAACTCGACCAACCACTGACACTCCAAACGCTCCGCGCCTCAGCACCCTTCCAACCCCCACAAAGCTTCCGATACCTCCACGCCACGGACCCGCATCAACTCCGCGCCCTGGCGCGACGCTGA
- a CDS encoding tyrosine-type recombinase/integrase: MAFAKDQWTKAVTQADGSMKRERDEKRWGRGKRWLGVWTDPQGQEKSRAFETKARALQYANGMETDRDRGDYLDPNAGKVRLEEIWPRWMGSRTVDPATEIQYESKWRLHVAPVFGRRMVKSILPSEVAVWLTDLMGAYGPSTARSAFLVLNGCLELAVADELIKRNPGQSKIVKKPSRRFSKVVAWSDDTVERIVEAHPERFRLLPTIASAAGLRQGEMFGLSVDDFDFSLMLIRVRRQVKRLGKKFVFALPKNDKERFVPMAPVLAKAIKIHIERFGTTTIPLPWERDGGDVQEHDLIFSWPDGRHLTARLHDELLWKPALAAAGVIPPPYKDNRGRRRFKTDRTTGLHALRHYFASITLADGVNIKELSEYLGHHDPGFTLQMYTHMLPSSYDRARQAVDRRLERLALRLTEQSRSRADHGSDLDEPDPGLGLV; encoded by the coding sequence GTGGCGTTTGCGAAGGATCAGTGGACCAAGGCGGTCACGCAGGCTGACGGGAGTATGAAGCGCGAGCGGGACGAGAAGCGGTGGGGGCGGGGGAAGCGGTGGTTGGGGGTTTGGACCGATCCGCAGGGGCAGGAGAAATCGCGGGCCTTTGAGACCAAGGCTCGGGCGCTGCAGTACGCGAATGGGATGGAAACCGATCGGGATCGTGGGGACTATCTCGATCCGAATGCCGGGAAGGTGCGGCTCGAGGAAATCTGGCCGCGGTGGATGGGGTCACGGACGGTCGACCCTGCGACTGAGATTCAGTACGAGTCGAAGTGGCGGCTTCATGTGGCGCCGGTGTTCGGGCGGCGGATGGTCAAGAGCATCCTGCCGTCGGAGGTCGCCGTTTGGCTGACAGATCTGATGGGTGCCTATGGCCCGTCGACGGCCAGGAGCGCGTTCTTGGTGCTCAACGGCTGTCTTGAACTCGCGGTGGCGGACGAGCTGATCAAACGCAATCCGGGTCAGTCGAAGATCGTCAAGAAGCCGAGTAGGCGGTTCTCCAAAGTCGTTGCCTGGTCGGACGACACGGTGGAGCGCATCGTCGAGGCGCACCCTGAGCGGTTCAGGTTGCTTCCGACGATCGCGTCGGCAGCCGGATTGCGGCAGGGCGAGATGTTCGGGCTCTCAGTTGACGACTTCGACTTCAGCCTGATGCTCATCAGAGTCCGTCGCCAGGTGAAGCGACTTGGAAAGAAGTTCGTCTTCGCGCTCCCCAAGAACGACAAGGAGCGATTCGTTCCGATGGCACCCGTGCTCGCGAAGGCGATCAAGATCCACATCGAGCGTTTCGGAACGACCACCATCCCGCTGCCGTGGGAGCGGGATGGTGGCGACGTCCAGGAGCATGATCTGATCTTCAGCTGGCCAGACGGTCGACACCTGACGGCGCGGCTGCATGACGAGCTCCTGTGGAAGCCTGCGCTTGCAGCGGCCGGCGTGATCCCGCCGCCGTACAAGGACAACCGTGGCCGCCGGCGGTTCAAGACCGACCGTACGACCGGGCTGCACGCGCTACGTCACTACTTCGCCAGCATTACGCTCGCGGACGGGGTCAACATCAAGGAGCTTTCCGAGTACCTCGGTCACCACGATCCGGGGTTCACGCTGCAGATGTACACGCATATGCTGCCGTCGTCTTACGACCGTGCTCGGCAGGCGGTGGATCGTCGGCTGGAGCGGCTTGCTCTTCGGCTGACGGAGCAGTCACGGAGCAGGGCCGATCACGGCTCGGATCTCGACGAGCCCGACCCAGGTCTCGGCCTGGTCTGA